From the genome of bacterium, one region includes:
- a CDS encoding ABC transporter ATP-binding protein, with protein MIKLQKVSKIYKRDKIEIYALNNVSLEIKKGEFCAIIGHSGSGKSTLMNIIGCLDRPTAGNYLLEDKEVGKKSDKELAYLRNQMIGFVFQNFYLLPRFDCLKNVTIPLFYGRMDKGDRMIRARSLLQEIGLGDRLLHRPSELSGGQMQRVAIARALANKPKIICADEPTGNLDSKTGLEIMNVFKRLNKEGVTIILVTHEQEFASFAERIIRLKDGKIEEEIVK; from the coding sequence ATGATAAAACTACAAAAGGTATCAAAGATATATAAAAGGGATAAGATTGAAATCTATGCTCTAAATAATGTCTCTCTGGAAATAAAGAAGGGGGAATTTTGTGCCATCATCGGTCATTCTGGCTCAGGTAAGTCAACATTGATGAATATCATTGGTTGCCTTGATAGACCCACCGCAGGAAACTACCTTTTAGAAGATAAAGAGGTTGGTAAAAAGTCGGATAAGGAATTAGCCTATCTTCGTAATCAAATGATTGGTTTTGTCTTTCAGAACTTTTATCTATTACCCAGATTTGACTGCCTAAAGAATGTTACCATACCGCTATTTTATGGGCGAATGGATAAAGGGGATAGAATGATAAGAGCTCGTTCGTTATTACAAGAGATTGGACTTGGGGATAGACTTCTTCATCGACCTTCAGAGCTGTCAGGTGGTCAAATGCAACGAGTTGCCATTGCCCGAGCATTAGCCAATAAGCCTAAGATTATCTGCGCTGATGAACCTACAGGAAATCTTGATTCAAAGACAGGCCTCGAAATAATGAATGTCTTTAAAAGACTCAATAAAGAAGGAGTGACCATCATCCTTGTCACCCATGAGCAAGAATTTGCCTCCTTTGCCGAAAGGATAATCCGGCTTAAAGATGGAAAAATAGAGGAAGAGATAGTAAAATGA